From Candidatus Stygibacter australis:
TATAATTAAAACTAAGAAAATTACTCTTTTTTTCACATTTCCTCCTTGTGAATGCGGAAATCTATTTCCCTTTGCCCTATATCTACGAGTGGCATGTTAACTGAAAATTAGTGATTTGTTAAGGCTGTGTTAACGGAGGAATTTTTTCTCAACAAAATGGACTTTATGGACAGTATGGACTGAATGGACAATTTGGACATGATTTCTTTGGTGTCTATTTAGTCTATTTTGTCCATAGTGTCCATTTAGTCTATTTTTGAGGGTAGGGGTCGTTCTTAACCGTAAATTAACAGTAGCTTTATTTAGAATTGACATATTTCTCGTAGATATTAAATGCTGGATGTATTCTTGCAGTGCTAAGGAGAAGATATGAAAAAGGTTATTGCAGTAGTAGATGATGAGCCGGATATTCTGCAGTTATTAGAGTTGAATTTGAGTAAATCAGGATTTAGCTCGGTATGTTTTGAGGATGGCAGGAGTCTGCTGGAATATCTCAAAACAGAAGAGCCAGACTTGATCGTGCTTGATCTGATGCTGCCGGATTATGATGGCTTTGATATTTGCAAGATAATCAGAAACCAGCAAAAAACTAAACATATACCTATCATTATGTTCACAGCGCGTGGCGAATCAATGGATAAGATACTGGGACTGGAACTGGGAGCTGATGATTATCTGGATAAGATGAGCTCACCGCGGGAATTGATAGCAAGGATCAAGGCAGTGCTCAGAAGATCAAATCAGCCAATTGGTACTACAGTGATCAAACTGAATAATGAAATAACTATTGACCCCCAGAAATATCAGGTGCGTGTAAATGATGAGATAATCAGTGTGACTACTACTGAATTTAATATTATCCATCTGCTGGCAATGCATCCGGGCTGGGTGTATTCACGCAATCAGATACTGGATCATCTCTGGGGTAATGATAAGATCGTGATAGACCGCACTATAGATGTTCATATCCGCAATTTGCGTGAAAAGCTGGGAGATGCCGGCAGGATCATTAAAAATGTCCGCGGTGTGGGATATAAACTGGAGTTATAAAATAAATGAAATTATTTACTAAACTTTTCTGGAGTTTTCTTTCTGTATTCTTGATTTTTGCGATCATCTTTTTTATTTTCACCTATAAAAATGTGAATAGCAATTATCTGGATGCTTCCAGGCATTATCTGGCAGAATATGAGAACATCATCAAATCCACTGTTATGGGATATGTGATTGCTGAAGATTTTGAGGGGCTTGATAAATATGTGAAAGAATTACAAGCTCAGATCAGGATCACTTATATTGATCTGGAAGGAAATGTGAGAGCAGATTCTGATAAAGATAAGGAAACGCTGGAAAATCATGCTAATCGTCCAGAGGTTCTTGCTGCTCTGGCTAATGGTTCTGGTTTTGCCTGGCGATTTTCTACTTCTGTAAACCATAAAATGCTCTATTTTGCAGACAGGATCATGCTTGATAATGAGTCAGTAGGCTTTTTACGCTTGAGTTTCTATGATTATCAGATTGAGGAATTGCAAAAATCACTTTCTCAGGATATGACTAAATATCTGCTGTTCGGTCTAATAATCTCTTTGATCCTTACTTATTTCATCTCCAGAAGTTTCATAAATCCCATTAAAAAGATGGCAAT
This genomic window contains:
- a CDS encoding response regulator transcription factor, with translation MKKVIAVVDDEPDILQLLELNLSKSGFSSVCFEDGRSLLEYLKTEEPDLIVLDLMLPDYDGFDICKIIRNQQKTKHIPIIMFTARGESMDKILGLELGADDYLDKMSSPRELIARIKAVLRRSNQPIGTTVIKLNNEITIDPQKYQVRVNDEIISVTTTEFNIIHLLAMHPGWVYSRNQILDHLWGNDKIVIDRTIDVHIRNLREKLGDAGRIIKNVRGVGYKLEL